In one Nocardiopsis sp. YSL2 genomic region, the following are encoded:
- a CDS encoding phage portal protein — protein sequence MGEAKENHPLRAACSRTRNPILSEFELFELTVIHMMLAGTAFWEIVRDQAGRPVQLWPLRPDLVRFWLQPKRPPAVRVPSPAQAAGSSTFGEDVIANSCS from the coding sequence TTGGGGGAGGCCAAGGAGAACCACCCGCTGCGCGCCGCCTGCTCGCGGACCCGAAACCCGATCCTGTCGGAGTTCGAGCTGTTCGAGCTCACGGTCATCCACATGATGCTGGCGGGCACGGCGTTCTGGGAGATCGTCCGCGACCAGGCCGGGCGCCCCGTCCAGCTCTGGCCGCTGCGCCCCGACCTCGTCCGGTTCTGGCTCCAGCCCAAACGGCCGCCTGCGGTTCGGGTTCCCTCGCCGGCGCAGGCGGCAGGATCGTCGACCTTCGGCGAGGACGTCATCGCGAATTCCTGTAGCTGA